The Pochonia chlamydosporia 170 chromosome 3, whole genome shotgun sequence genome contains the following window.
CGTCATTCTCGCCATCTCAGGTTGAGATAATCAGTGACGATCTCGAGTACATTCTAGATGAAGAACCGACACAAGTCCGCGCAGATGGTATAGACCTCTTTTACAAATCTCTAGATCTGGCCGGCGAAGTGATGGGGAGAAGCGAGATCGAAAAATACGAACAAATTGAACGGGCCAATTTTGAGGCCAAGGTGCGAACGTCTCGCCTTTTTGGCATTGTGCAGGACAACAACACGCAGTTAGTAGGTCTGCTCCTCCACCCTATAGAGGAAGAGAATATACTAGCAGATGTCCTGGACTCAGCGACGCCAGCCATGAAGAGGGAACTTTGGGCAAAACAGATCCAAGATACTTTGGCAGCGTTACATGGAGCCGGGATTGTTTGGGGGGATGTGAAGCCTGGAAATATTATTATAGATGTACATGGAGATGCATGGATCATCGACTTCGGTGGTGGACATACACAAGGATGGGTTGACGAGGACAAAGCTGGGACCAAAGAAGGGGACTTGCAAGGCCTGAAAAGGGTGCTTGAGTTTATATCTAGTGGGGATGACGAGCATGAGTGATGATAACAATAGATCTAAGAAGAATCGCAGCGCCGGGCATTGTAACGAGGTCATATTCTGAAGTCATCCTCGAGGAATGTTGCTGTTCGCTTTTGCTATCACGGGCCAGACATAGCCACGTTTCTTGTTGGAGAGGCTGCAGTGCTACGGAATCACTTCAATGCTAGTTTACTAGCACCATTGAGGGAGCGTATGTAGCCGCTTGTAccgtctggtccatggaATTAGAAggggcttcaatgttggtctcTCTCGACGTAGTACTGCAGGTCTGCTCGCCCGCGGCCAAGACTGAAACGCTAATAAAATGACCAGGCGCGTTAGACCAATGCCACACGGCTCAAATGTCCGTGGTATATTCAGCCTGGCATATATGAAAGGTCCAGGGGTTACCAATATATTCAATGGAGATGATAGTCATACAGTTAGTTCTATTATCGAAGATCCTCTTTGTCATATCCATCATacaagaaacaaaacaaaaagggAGTTATCGGAGGTACTGATGCGCGCACCAGAGGCTTTCACGATATGGGATATATGAAGATCCTCCTACTTATGTAGGCAGGACGTCACGACGCGGCAACAACTCAGTTCACTTCAAAAACCGAGGGTCATGTCAAGTGTCTAAATTATGCATTTTGTATAAATAGCTTAGCGACCTTGTATAAAACTTACTTTGACTTGATGTCATTTGACAGCTTTCACTCGGGAAGGGGGCACTGGCAGTTGGCAAGCCAAACCCACCCAGTGCCAGACTTGAGCGCACCAAATCCAGTCACGTACACGTTTGCTTCATCTACATCCTCCTATGTATCTCCGGCTTGGATCGACGTGGAGTCGGGGCTTTGCACCCTCATGGTCTGAATTGTTACAGATTCCTCTTTTCAAAAAGTATTTGGCCTTTCATCACGTTGAAACTGGTCGCATTCTATTTTGCTGTTGGAGTCGAGGTGCTGTATTCCGAAAGTTCGAAGGGAGAGTAGAGTCACTTGATGGTCTCCTCCCAACACTTTTGCACAATGCCGCATCAATACTGCTATCATGAGAACAACCTCAGTGCCTATTCTTTGTCATGAGCAGAGGAATAACAAAGACCGATCTTCGATACCCCCGCCTGCAACGACTCCGAACACCCAATCGGTTACGGCATCTGACGCGGGATGCACATGAAGACACGCCATGCCTTTACCATGAGTTTATCTTTATCCCGCAGACGCACTCTCCACACTCACTCCAAACTAGGGTCGTTGGCAAAGTTTTGAACAATAACAATGGTGTTCATAGTGATCTTCCCCTGAACTTGACTCCGGTTGCAGTGGCCAACGACGAGGAAACAAAGTTCTGTGGGAACTGTGCCTTTGAACCGACGGTTTCGTTCGATCCCAGTCAATTTCCAGAGAAATTAGAGCCCTCCTCAATGATTATTAATTCGCCTCGGATGCCACAATCCAGAGACGGTTCAACAAAGCAACAGTTCAGATGTCCAAAATGCTATAGAAGACGAAACTTCCGCACGAAACAAAGCCGAATCGGCAGAACTGTTTGATCTCGGTGGCGGGCACCTTGCTGATTGAGGTGATGTAGAAATGGTTCTCCTACATTTCGTGGGAGTGATGCTCTGTGCGATGTATTGGCGAcgttgctgtcaatgccaagCCTCGAGCCGCCATTGGCCAATTGCGAATTGTGTGATATCAAATTATTCACTCATCGGCATCACTACGGATGCGACAGCACTGACATATTCTCCTGCCCTCAACGTCGGCAACATATACATTCACGTGGCTGATTTGAGGAACAAGACAGCTGAAGCGTCAGAGCGTTGGAGATTGTTTGCCCGAAGGCCCGTCCTCCCTGGAgacaattttttttttgtctccGTCTGGTTTATGGCCAAAAGACCTCTCTTTGATCTTAGACACGAAGTGATGCAAAGCGCCAAGGGTTTAGGGGGCGAAAATTCCAGGCTAATGGCAGTTTAGGAATATCACTGGTGAGCATTGAGTCGTGCCTGCAACGGCGAATCCTTGGCTCAATTGCAAGCTAACTGATCACATCTCACATTTCAAGCGCTTCTAGAATCCAATTCATGGACGCCCTGTTGCTTCTGAATGTGCTCCGACCAGAATTCGAAGATGCTTGAGTCGTGCTTCTTGTTCCAATGAACATCACAGAAACGTCTCCCAGTTGAGGTATTACCAAATCAAGCGGGCGACTCCGACGGTGGCTTGCATGGGTTGAACCTGTCAAGTGACAAAGGTATGCCAACCCCGTTTCGAGTCATGGTGACCCTGGACGCAAGCCCATCTTTTAGACTTCTTCTGAGAGGAGAAAGGAGACATATCGCAGTTTCAGAACTGTCATGAGTGTGTGCGGGAGGGACAATGGGACAAGCCTTGCAGGGAATGCAGCACCTCGGTCAAGAAGCATCCAGCTTTGAAAGCCAGTCGCTGTGGCATATGGTGAGCTGTCGGAGCGTAGCCTCTCATATCAGGAACAATGGACGGATTCTACATGGGTTTTACAGCAAAGCCCCCTACCGTCAAGGGAACATCGCTTGCAATATAATGTGTCTGTCTCACGGACAACTGATCAGAAACCTCAATCTTTAAATGAGGTGGCACATCTACTCTGGATCCAATGGCGCCGCCATCCAACATGTCTTTCACACACAACGAAAAACGCCATGAAAGGGGAATGTGGAATGGTATCAGTCCGAAGAATTGATTGACTACCTAGGCTGGAGGTAGGTTGTCTAACGAGCCACTCTCCTTCCCTCCTGAACTGaccctccatctcaaatATCCAAACGCACAAGCCTGCAGGCGGGCTCCGCCGCTACATCGACCGACCGCACATCACACACACCATCACGGACCCTACGGTTTGCCAAGAGCTGCTGGCCGGCTTGCTTTCAGTTCTCCAGTCTAGGCGATTGGACGAACGATGGTTTGCTTGCGGATTCCCTCGGAAGCAACAGAGGCTATTTTGTTTTGCATGGGCGTAGTTGGCTAATAAGATGCATGGCAATGCCCACTCCTGAATATTGgtttcttggcttggatCCGGAGCCTTTCTTTAGGTTACGGCAAATCGACATGGGAAGCATGTTCAGCAAAGATTCTGC
Protein-coding sequences here:
- a CDS encoding protein kinase-like domain (similar to Cordyceps militaris CM01 XP_006673303.1) yields the protein MQPTLERRGYRICGYHQSHERDHGKWFTLQIRLNGKSFSVRVSLSKFYNSPRKTAEFNAYFHVLEGGTEILEDADEEGFAMGSADATDKPENCVEDCFNWAVSPFLPVFRRLAPQPLDKSKITLQDLVASESFECELGAINDVLAPWGIASADAMGSRSVPPFKDASTPWTTVFPSFSPSQVEIISDDLEYILDEEPTQVRADGIDLFYKSLDLAGEVMGRSEIEKYEQIERANFEAKVRTSRLFGIVQDNNTQLVGLLLHPIEEENILADVLDSATPAMKRELWAKQIQDTLAALHGAGIVWGDVKPGNIIIDVHGDAWIIDFGGGHTQGWVDEDKAGTKEGDLQGLKRVLEFISSGDDEHE